TGAATGGGTGTACTGCCAATTACTTCTTTAAATACAACAGTTACATAATTAGGTGAGTATCCTACTAATTCAGAAAGCTCTTCAATTGTAAGATTCTTGGTGAAGTTTTGAAGAATGTATCCTTGAATTTTTCGAGCAATTTGTTCTTTTGCAGGAGATGATTTCCACTCTGCAAGCTCTTGAGCAATTAGGGTCAAAAGTTCAAATAAAATAAACTGTGACATTTGCTCATAATAAGGTCTTTTTCCTAACCACTGAATAAACAAAAAGGCAAAGCGTTGTTCATAATAAGCTGCATTCCGTAGTTTCATTCGAGTGATCTTATTTGGCTTTGCAAATGGGAGATAGGTTTCATTCGAAGCACGTGAGAATACAGCAGTATACTTTTGATGTGAGTTATCTGGATGGCTTTTCCATGCACGATCTAGACAAAATGGAATATGTAATACTTCACCTTTTTGCACCTCAAACTTTTGATCATTAATCCAATAATATAGTTTTCCCTCTGTAACAAAAACGATTGTATCGCAGCCTCGGCTTTTTCCAATATTCCATTTCGGATCAACATCATGATAAACCCCTTTAATATCGAGCAAAGGTTCACATCTCCTAATAAATATAATTGATGAAATATTCAAATAGTTTGTTTTTGTTAATTTTATCATTTTTGTTCATCAAATATAATGAAAACAGGAAAAAATTTTCACTAATATTTTTGGAAATGGGGGCAGGAAAAATGAAATATTCAATAGCTTCGTATTCTTTTCACGGAATGTTTAATGAAGGTAAAATGGACTTATTTGGTTATCTTGAAAGTGTTAAGTATCGCTATCATCTTAACAATGCAGACATTTGGAACATGATGCTGGCAAGTTTTGATGAAGATTATTTGAAAAAAGTGAAAGAAGCTATGGATGAAAAAGACTTATATTTAGCAAATCTATGTGTGGATTGTGCAGAAGTATGGGATTCCGATCCAACAGCAAGGAAGAAATGGTATGAAAATGCACTGAAAAATTTAAGAGCAGCTGAAATATTAGATGCTAAAACTGTTCGAATTGATATGGGTGGCAGGGATTTAGACATGACAGAAGAGCAGTTTGAATATACAGTCAAGCGCTATAGGGAATATGCGGACATTGCCTATAATTGTGGATTTATGGTTGGACCTGAAAACCATTGGGGTGCATCTAGAGTGCCGGAAAATATAAGGAAAGTTTATGAAGCAGTAGATCACCCATCCTTTGGTATTCTTTTGCACTTTGATAACTGGGATGTTGATAAGGAAAATGGAGATCAACTTTGTGCAAAGTATGCGTTCCATACCCATTTGGCAGCATGGGTTATACCATCTTGTGAAGAGAAACTTCAAATTCTAAAAGATGTTGGTTACAAAGGACACCTGGGTATAGAACATCATTCAAGCAAAAATGAATATAGTCAAGTTGCATGGCAGTTAGCAACTACTCGAAACACTTGGAATGCTATGAAAACTCGTAGTGAGATGGGAACTGTAGTATTATGAGAAAAATTAGAATTGGAATCATTGGTGTAGGAATCATTGGTAAAGTTCACTTGGATAATTATGCAAAACTAGAAGGGGCAGAGGTGGTTGCGGCCTGCGACCTAAATGAGAGCGAGCTAAAATTAGTTGCTGAAAAATACAATATCCCTTTTACGTACACGAATTTTCGTGAAATGTTAAATCGTGATGATCTTGATGCAATTGATGTATGTCTTCATAATAATCTTCACGCTGAGATTACAATTGATGCCTTAAAAGCTGGCAAACATGTATATTGTGAAAAACCAATTGCTGGTTCTTATAAAGATGGGAAGAAAATGGTGGATACGGCGATAGAATACGGAAAGAATCTCCATGTTCAGCTTAGCTTCCTATACTCCTTAGAAACAAAGGCCGCAAAACGCTTAATTGATGGGGAAAAACTGGGGAAATTATATCACGCTCGTTCTACTGGATTTAGAAGGCGTGGCCGTCCCTTTGTAGATGGCTATGGAACAAAAGACTTTAACCAAAAGAAAATCGCTTCCGGAGGTGCGCTCTTTGATATGGGAGTGTATCGTATCTCACAACTACTCTACTTAATGAACATGCCTCAAGTCAAAACAATCTCAGGAAAAACATACCAAGAGATGGACATGGATGAAAAACGCAGACAAATCAGCGGTTTTGATGTAGAAGAGCTTGGTGTAGGTTTCGTTCGATTCGAAGACGGACTTACCTTGGATATTATTGAGTCATGGGCCATTCATCTGAACGGATTTGAAGGAAGTAGTATTGTCGGTAACCAAGGGGGCATCAGATTCCCAGGTCATTCAAATGGAGTGAATGTACCATTCAGCTATCATACATCTGTTTGTGATATGGATATGGACAGTACTTTTGATTTAGGTGCAGCTGATTACCGTTGGCATCAGTTAGGAGAAAATACAGATGCTTATGATTCTTCTCAACATAATTGGATTGCTGCACTTCAAGGTAGGGTAGAATTGTTGCCAACTGCAGAAATAGCCCTTCAAACGATATTAATTAGCGAAGGTATTTATTTTTCTGATCGTTTGGGGAGAGAAGTTACTGCAGAGGAAGTCGTATCAATGTCTGAGACACATGCGTTAAAGGTTTAAAGAGGATATAGATATATTAATCCATTTCTAAAATTGTTTTAGATCTTTCAAAGAAAAATCTATTAAAATAAGAGTCGGTAGGCGTCCAGAAGAATGTACCAACTATCTTTTAACTGGATACAAAAGGAAGAGGCTCAGACGGCAATTTAACGTCAGAGCCTTTATTACCATTAGGGTCCACCAAAGTTATTGTATGAAATTACCGTAGATGTAAACATTCAATTCCTTGTTAATTTTATTAGTAATTGTTTAAGGGAATTATTGATTACGGATCTTGTCCCATATGTTTTGGGCAATCCGTTTAAATACAAGCGATTGTTTCCAACGATCGGATAATATTTCTTCAGCCGAGTGCTCTCTCGGCAAGCCCGAGCGTGTGGCTGCATAATGATGTCCTATTTCACAGACAAAAGGAAAAACCTCACCTGGTTTAGCCTGTGCAAGCCAATAAACCATTCCCTTCTCCCACCATTTTTTAAACTGAACTGCTATTGGATGCTCTCCTTCTTCACCAATATCGATTTGAATTTGTTGGGCATTCGTCACACGGCCATGAATAGAAGAAGCCCGCCTAAGCAATTGATTAAAATAAGGCTCAGCCATATGAAAAGAATACATTTCTCCTGCCAATACATAATGCGAGAAATCGATTGTCAAACGTAAGTTTTGTATCTTTTCAACATATTCAGCAGTCCGAAGCAAATCTTGCGTAATTCTCCCACGATGTGTTTCAACGAAAAATGGTATACGTGATAAGCCTGCTTCTTCGATTAGGTCTTCAAGAAAGTGCAACCACAACGTCATCTGTCATAAATGCATTACCCACTTGAGCATTAACATATTGGACGTCAAAATCCTTTGCACGTTCCATCAGCCTTCGCAAATCCTCACGTTTTGACGGAAAGCTCTCTAAGCCAAAACTAAATTTGTATTGCTCCATCAAGTTCCTCCACTGTTTCTCTTCAGATGGTTCGGGCAAGCTACCGAATATCCCGTCAAAACCAGCTTCGGCTATACGTTCGAACTTCTCCTCTAACGACCACTCCCTATTATGCGAACCATAATTTATCATGGACCACATGGACTGATGAATGATCATACGAGGTGGTTGATTTATTGCACTATTCATCCCAGTCATTTTTATCCATTCTCCTTAGAATTGATATATAGCGCTTTCCTTTATAAGTTCTCTAGAGCTAGTAGCTAAAATATCATCATGATAGATCCATCCATCTAAATCAAATAGAAAAGCTCTCCATTTTGTTAATAGATAGTTATTCAATATTGTAGCATCCTAATTGATATCTGAGATAAATGTATTGTTTATGTAAATGCAGGACTGTCCCTTAATAAACCAGTGACAGCCCTGGTTCAAATAATGAACAAGTTGGACCCAAATGCTAAGAAAGCGTTATTTCCTGCTATATACTAGTGGATTCAAATGACTTGCAGCTACCTCACCTGGCTTAACTCCTGGTAACCATTGGGCTAAGTCATTTTTACGAGCATTGCTGTCTGGTTCCGCAGCTAAAGAATCATCTGCATAATAAATGATTGTCATGACCTCTCGCATACGGTTTGTTGGATTTCCTGGAGCATTGTGCATCGTCCAACCGGCATGAAATGTTGCGTCACCAGCATCCATTGCACCATATGTCACTTTTTCGAAACCTTTTCCTTCAATATATTGCTCTAACGTCCGGTGAGACTCATCGGAAATCTCGATTTTACTGACATACCCCGATTTTTGAGAACCAGAAGCGAAAGTCATAGATCCCATCTCTTCTGTAATTGGAACGATTGGCATCCACATTGTGATCGTTTTGTCTGTATCAAACGGCCAATAAATTTGATCTTGATGCCATGGCGTGTGCCCCCCGCTCGGTTCCTTGAACAATGCTTGATCATGATAAATCCTCACTCCATCAACACCCATCAACTCAGCTGCTACTTTTGCAAATCTGCGAGCCATGACGAAGCGTTGAATAATTTCACTTTTTTTCCACACATTCCCTATCTGAATGAAAGCTTTACCATATGTGGTCCGTTCGTGAATTGGCTTATTTTGATAATTGAGTTCTTTTACAACCTCCCTGATGGCTTCTCCATAAATCTCGACTTCTTCTGAAGTAGCTAGACCTCTCAAACAAGCGTGACCATTTTTTTGATATTCTTCGATTTGACCTGAATTCAATACATAACTATTTTTCAAAGTTGGAAGCATATCAAGATTCTTACCCATCTAATTCCCTCCAATATAATCAAAGTTTGATAATGTGAGAAAAATCACATCAATTAATATCATTTTATAGAAAGACTACCAACTTTTCCTTGTATCTCCTAACGGATTTTTTTGTCAAAAACAACGGATCTTCTACATTTATACGCTTATATTAAAAGAGTCTTTTATCAAAAAAGACTGTGAAATTAATTTTATTTTTGATATGTTAGAATTAATTGACCTAGGTGGTGTTTGTAGAAATGAATTTACATGAATTACTCCGGATTAATCCATTTTCACCTTATATTCGAGAATGCGAATATGCTGTCCGCCCGCAATGGTATTTTCCAGAAAGACGGCTACTGGATTATTTGCTTGTATATTTTCAGGAAGGGAATTGTTTGTTTGAAATTGATGGAGAGGAATACCATTTTTCCCCTGGTGATTTTTGTCTTGCTCAACCAGGAAGTTTAAAAGTAATGCGTGGTCTGACTCCTACTGTCACCCCTTTTGCACATTTTGATATGTTTTATAACCCACTCCGTGAAGAGAGCTTTCCTACTCGCGCAGGACAAACTGATTTAAAAGACTATTTGCATTTAATTCAACCCTGTCTGAATGACATTGACGGAATCCACATTCCCGTTCGTTTAAATCCGAAGGATCCAGAAAAATTTAAAATGACAATTTTGAGGATGGTCGAGAGCTGGCAAAACCGGGATCCATTACGACAAATGGAAGCACAATCACTTGCATCAGAGTTGATTGTTCGCATAATTTATGATCATAACGGTATTAGTTTCAGTGAAACGGAGACACTGCCGTCCTTTAATTGGTTTCCCTCCTATCTTTCTTTGCATCTATCTGAATCTGTCACCGTTGAGGATATGGCTCGACGTGCGAATCTATCTGTTTCTCGGTTTAGAGAAGTGTTCAAAAAAACTTTTGACATGCCGCCGCATAAATACTTGATGCATTTACGCATACAGCATGCCAAGGAATTACTTAAAAACACCGAATACTCGGTAGAAAAGATAGCCGAGTACTGTGGATTTGCCGACATTCACCATCTTTCCAAAACCTTTAAGAAAGTGGTGGGTATCACTCCGCGGTTCTATAGAAACAATCACAATACCACTATGAATCAAGCAAAATCGCGGTATAGTGATAAATTTTTGTAAATAGTGTCTACTATATTCACTTGCGATTTTTGTGATTAAATAGAGGCCTTTAGAATAACTGGAAAGTGATCGGATGGAAAACTACCATTTATCTTACATCTATCCACAATGGTCTTATGTAACTGAACCTCTTTTGCAGCAAAGATGTAATCGATTGGATGGCCCTCTGTTTCACCTGAAAAACTATGAAAAGTAGATCCGATTTCACCTTCCAATATGCTATAGGCATCAACCAGCTTTTCTTTACTTTTTAAGTAAGTAATAACGCTATTTTCAGGCGTTGCATTCAAATCTCCTGTTAAAAAGAAAGGTCTTTCTTTTAGTTGATGAGTTCCTATTACACCCCATATCATTCGAATTCCTTGTTCCCTTGCTTCCTGACTAATATGATCTAAGTGTGTATTATAAATAAAGAAATCCTTTTTAGGATAATTTTTAAATTGAAAATGTCCCCATGTACATACACGCGGATAATCAGAGCCCCAACTTTTGCTGCCAGAAACAGAAGGTTGTTCGGATAACCAAAATTGTCCTTGATTAACAACATTTAGTATATCTTTTTTGTAGAAAATGGCTGAAAGTTCTCCCTTATTTCCAACCTCACGACCACGCCCGAGATATTGATAGTTACCTAAACGGTCTTCAATATCAGATAACATATAAGAAAGCCCTTCCTGTATACCGATAATGCTCGGGTTATGTTTTTTGATTACTTCAGCAGCCTTATCTGCTCGGTTCTTCCATGAATTCTCATTGTCACTGGGGACATCAACACGTAAATTAAATGTCATTATTGTTATTTCCATCTTTCCACATCCCTGCCTTTTTGATATCTATTAAAATATTATATATCAAAATTGGAATTATAGTCTCACCAACAGAGTATTGAAGCACTGTTGATCTGTTGTAAGCAAAACAATTTTTATTTAAAGTGGAAATTAATATGTTGGAAAATTGAAAAATCTATTTATTTAGTATTGAAAACGATTTCACGGGGGTTTATTATAAACTTAGTGAAACGTTTCGATTAAATCGATTATTTTTTTTCTTCTAATTGAAACGTTTCAACAAAAACTTTTCAGTAGAGATATTGGCAAATGAAATCATGGGATGATTGATAATAATTGAAAGGGGATGGTTTTCTAAGTCACCAATAACTCTAGTAAATTGAAATACTACATTACTAAAAATAGTGAGAGGGAGATTACAAAATGAAAAAGACAATTACAATGCTAATGATAAGTCTTCTTTTAGTTTTAAGTGTATTAGGAGGTTGTTCATCTAAAAGTGAAGAGACATCAACAGATGGAAAAACGACGATTGAAGTTTGGGCAATGGGAGATGAAGGTAAACGGCTAAGCGGTGTAGTAAAAGACTTTGAAGCTAAGAACCCTAAAATAAAATTGAAAGTTACTGCAATTCCTTGGGATAGTGCACATGATAAATTGGTTACTGCAGCAGCAGCAAAAGAAGGTCCAGATGTAATCCAATTAGGAAGTTCATGGGTAACAGAGTTTGCAGCAGCGGGTGGATTATTAGACTTAAGTAAGTATGATAAATCAGAAGAATATCCAAATATTAATTCAGACGATTTTTTTGCAGGAGCATCAGAAGGATCAAAATATGAAGGTAAATTATACTCAGTACCATGGTATGTAGAAACACGTGTACTTTATTACCGTAGTGATTTATTAGCTCAAGTAGGATACAAAGAAGCTCCAAAAACACAAGCTGAATTAAAAGATGCAGCAGAAAAATTAGTGAAACTTGGCGGAAAAGGTCATTATGGACTTGATCTTGCTATCGCAGATCCTATGTACCCACAAGTATTCAGTTGGCAAAATGGAGTAGACCTTATTGATTCAAAAAATCGAAAAGCAAACTTTAATGATCCAAAAGCAATTTCTTCTATGGAATACTATGCTAGCTTTTTTAAAGAAGGCTTAGCTGCTGGCCCAGATGTACAAATCGATATTACACAAGCATTTGCAGATGGAATTAAACCAATGTATATTAGTGGCCCATGGATGATTAATATTATGAATGATGCAAAGGCAACAACAGGTGAATTTGAATGGAATATTGCACCACTTCCTGCAGGGGATACAGACAATACTTCGTATTTAGGTGGGGCTGGATTATCAGTTTCTGCATACTCAGACAATCCAAAAGAAGCAATTACATTTATAAACTATATGGCTGACCCTGAAGTACAAGTAAATTGGTATAAAACGGCTAACGGTTTGCCAGCAGTTACGTCAGCTTGGGAGGATCCAAGCTTAGCAGATGATAAAATATTATCAGTTTTTAGAGAGCAATTAGATCACGCCAAAGTACCACCAATGATTGTCGAATTAGAATCAATTAAACAAAATATTATAAAAATGGTTGAAGATGTTGTAGTAGGCGGAGCAGATGTAAAATCAGAAATGAAGAAACTAGAACAAACTGCACAAGAAATCCTGGATGGAAAATAAGGATATTAAAGTAAAAAGTAGAATATAACAAATTGGTAATATCGAAAATTATGACTAACTTTGCGTTTGAAATGTCACTTTGGCAAGGAAATCTACATGAGCTTATTGCTGCTCTTGTGGGTTTCCTTACAAGCTGAAAGTTGGAAGGATGGTAGTATGAAAATTAGATTTTTTTCAAATAGGCCCTACATGATATTTATTTTGCCAGCCTTAATCATATTATCTGTATTTTCAATATTTCCAATCTTTGTAGCTCTTGGAGTTAGTCTGACAAATATGAATTTAATTGGTCTCCTAAATTGGAGTCAAGTTCAGTTTGTTGGATTCGAGAATTATATGGACTTATTAGCAGATAAGGAGTTTAGACAGGCTTTTTTTAATACGATTTTTTACGTTGTATTTGGTGTACCATTAGTAGTAGTAGCTTCACTAGGTGTGGCCTTATTGTTAGATTATGGGAAGAATAAGTTCTTCACTGCAGCTCGTGCATTGTTTTATATGCCATCAGTAACTACATCTGTTGCAATAGCTGTTGTTTTTGGATATTTATATAATAATCATTATGGATTATTTAATTATGTGCTTTCCTTATTAGACCTACCGAAAGTACCTTGGTTAACACACCCGATTATAGCGAAAATTTCATTAATTCTAATGGCAGCTTGGAAATCCATTGGATTTAATATGATCATATTTTTAGCAGCACTACAAGGAATTCCAAAAGATTATTATGAAGCAGCGGAAATTGATGGAGCAAAGAAATGGCAAAAACTATTATATATTAAAGTGCCATTATTAGGATTCGCAACATTTTTTGTTGCATCGACAACATTAATCGGCTGGTTCCAATTTTTTGAAGAGCCAATGATTATGACAAAGGGTGGGCCAGTAGGGTCAACGAATTCAATCGCTTTATTCATCTACGATAAAGGATTTAAATTGAGTGAATTTGGATATGCGGCAGCAGGATCTTTTGTCTTGTTTTTAATTATTTTGGCACTTACTTTAATACAATTTAAATTGAGAAAAAAGGATAATGGATATAATTAATATCCTTTAGGAGGCAGGTTATATGAATCAACAAAAGTTGTCTGCAGAGCGACTCTTAGTTTATATCGTATTGCTAGTAGGTGGAATCTTAATGACGTTGCCATTATTCTGGGCAATATTTACATCGTTTAAAACAGCTGCTGAAGCAATGCAAACACCACCATCTCTTTTTCCAAATGAATGGTTAATAGATAATTATAAGAAGTTATTTGTTGAATTGAATTTTGGTACATATTTAAGAAATACACTTGTGTTAGTAGCATTTTCCTTTCTCGGGTTATTTATTAACATGATGGCAGGGTATGGATTTGCAAAATTCAAATTTAAAAACAAAGAGAAGATTTTTTACTTAGTTTTAGCAACTATGATGATCCCGGGTCAAGCAACAATGATACCGAATTATTTAATATTAAATAAAATGGGACTAACAAATACAATGGCAGGAATTATATTACCAGGTCTGGCAGGAGCCTTTACAATATTTTTATTCAGACAATTCATGGAAACGATTCCTGATGATTTAATTGAAGCGTCAAGAATAGATGGAGCTGGGAATATTAGAATATTTATGCAAATCGTGGCCCCTATCTGTAAGCCAATAATAGCAGTACAAGCTATTTTGGGATTTATTCATGCATGGAATAGCTTCCTATGGCCATTAATTGTTGCAAACTCAGAGGATTTATATACATTAGGTGTAGGACTTTCACTTTTAAAGGGGCAGAACGTCAGCGACTTTGCTCTACAAATGACTGGTTCATCCGTGATGATTGTACCCGTAATTATTTTATTCCTATTTTGTCAGAAATATATTGTTGAAGGATTTACTACATCTGGTCTTAAATAATCTAGCAAAAGTAGTTA
This Neobacillus sp. YX16 DNA region includes the following protein-coding sequences:
- a CDS encoding AraC family transcriptional regulator gives rise to the protein MLDIKGVYHDVDPKWNIGKSRGCDTIVFVTEGKLYYWINDQKFEVQKGEVLHIPFCLDRAWKSHPDNSHQKYTAVFSRASNETYLPFAKPNKITRMKLRNAAYYEQRFAFLFIQWLGKRPYYEQMSQFILFELLTLIAQELAEWKSSPAKEQIARKIQGYILQNFTKNLTIEELSELVGYSPNYVTVVFKEVIGSTPIQYLHQIRINTAVNLLENTEMTVGEMSEYLGYCDQAYFNRTFKKWMGVAPTKLRL
- a CDS encoding TIM barrel protein; translation: MKYSIASYSFHGMFNEGKMDLFGYLESVKYRYHLNNADIWNMMLASFDEDYLKKVKEAMDEKDLYLANLCVDCAEVWDSDPTARKKWYENALKNLRAAEILDAKTVRIDMGGRDLDMTEEQFEYTVKRYREYADIAYNCGFMVGPENHWGASRVPENIRKVYEAVDHPSFGILLHFDNWDVDKENGDQLCAKYAFHTHLAAWVIPSCEEKLQILKDVGYKGHLGIEHHSSKNEYSQVAWQLATTRNTWNAMKTRSEMGTVVL
- a CDS encoding Gfo/Idh/MocA family oxidoreductase, with amino-acid sequence MRKIRIGIIGVGIIGKVHLDNYAKLEGAEVVAACDLNESELKLVAEKYNIPFTYTNFREMLNRDDLDAIDVCLHNNLHAEITIDALKAGKHVYCEKPIAGSYKDGKKMVDTAIEYGKNLHVQLSFLYSLETKAAKRLIDGEKLGKLYHARSTGFRRRGRPFVDGYGTKDFNQKKIASGGALFDMGVYRISQLLYLMNMPQVKTISGKTYQEMDMDEKRRQISGFDVEELGVGFVRFEDGLTLDIIESWAIHLNGFEGSSIVGNQGGIRFPGHSNGVNVPFSYHTSVCDMDMDSTFDLGAADYRWHQLGENTDAYDSSQHNWIAALQGRVELLPTAEIALQTILISEGIYFSDRLGREVTAEEVVSMSETHALKV
- a CDS encoding phytanoyl-CoA dioxygenase family protein, which translates into the protein MGKNLDMLPTLKNSYVLNSGQIEEYQKNGHACLRGLATSEEVEIYGEAIREVVKELNYQNKPIHERTTYGKAFIQIGNVWKKSEIIQRFVMARRFAKVAAELMGVDGVRIYHDQALFKEPSGGHTPWHQDQIYWPFDTDKTITMWMPIVPITEEMGSMTFASGSQKSGYVSKIEISDESHRTLEQYIEGKGFEKVTYGAMDAGDATFHAGWTMHNAPGNPTNRMREVMTIIYYADDSLAAEPDSNARKNDLAQWLPGVKPGEVAASHLNPLVYSRK
- a CDS encoding AraC family transcriptional regulator gives rise to the protein MNLHELLRINPFSPYIRECEYAVRPQWYFPERRLLDYLLVYFQEGNCLFEIDGEEYHFSPGDFCLAQPGSLKVMRGLTPTVTPFAHFDMFYNPLREESFPTRAGQTDLKDYLHLIQPCLNDIDGIHIPVRLNPKDPEKFKMTILRMVESWQNRDPLRQMEAQSLASELIVRIIYDHNGISFSETETLPSFNWFPSYLSLHLSESVTVEDMARRANLSVSRFREVFKKTFDMPPHKYLMHLRIQHAKELLKNTEYSVEKIAEYCGFADIHHLSKTFKKVVGITPRFYRNNHNTTMNQAKSRYSDKFL
- a CDS encoding endonuclease/exonuclease/phosphatase family protein; translation: MEITIMTFNLRVDVPSDNENSWKNRADKAAEVIKKHNPSIIGIQEGLSYMLSDIEDRLGNYQYLGRGREVGNKGELSAIFYKKDILNVVNQGQFWLSEQPSVSGSKSWGSDYPRVCTWGHFQFKNYPKKDFFIYNTHLDHISQEAREQGIRMIWGVIGTHQLKERPFFLTGDLNATPENSVITYLKSKEKLVDAYSILEGEIGSTFHSFSGETEGHPIDYIFAAKEVQLHKTIVDRCKINGSFPSDHFPVILKASI
- a CDS encoding sugar ABC transporter substrate-binding protein, which encodes MKKTITMLMISLLLVLSVLGGCSSKSEETSTDGKTTIEVWAMGDEGKRLSGVVKDFEAKNPKIKLKVTAIPWDSAHDKLVTAAAAKEGPDVIQLGSSWVTEFAAAGGLLDLSKYDKSEEYPNINSDDFFAGASEGSKYEGKLYSVPWYVETRVLYYRSDLLAQVGYKEAPKTQAELKDAAEKLVKLGGKGHYGLDLAIADPMYPQVFSWQNGVDLIDSKNRKANFNDPKAISSMEYYASFFKEGLAAGPDVQIDITQAFADGIKPMYISGPWMINIMNDAKATTGEFEWNIAPLPAGDTDNTSYLGGAGLSVSAYSDNPKEAITFINYMADPEVQVNWYKTANGLPAVTSAWEDPSLADDKILSVFREQLDHAKVPPMIVELESIKQNIIKMVEDVVVGGADVKSEMKKLEQTAQEILDGK
- a CDS encoding sugar ABC transporter permease, whose amino-acid sequence is MKIRFFSNRPYMIFILPALIILSVFSIFPIFVALGVSLTNMNLIGLLNWSQVQFVGFENYMDLLADKEFRQAFFNTIFYVVFGVPLVVVASLGVALLLDYGKNKFFTAARALFYMPSVTTSVAIAVVFGYLYNNHYGLFNYVLSLLDLPKVPWLTHPIIAKISLILMAAWKSIGFNMIIFLAALQGIPKDYYEAAEIDGAKKWQKLLYIKVPLLGFATFFVASTTLIGWFQFFEEPMIMTKGGPVGSTNSIALFIYDKGFKLSEFGYAAAGSFVLFLIILALTLIQFKLRKKDNGYN
- a CDS encoding carbohydrate ABC transporter permease gives rise to the protein MNQQKLSAERLLVYIVLLVGGILMTLPLFWAIFTSFKTAAEAMQTPPSLFPNEWLIDNYKKLFVELNFGTYLRNTLVLVAFSFLGLFINMMAGYGFAKFKFKNKEKIFYLVLATMMIPGQATMIPNYLILNKMGLTNTMAGIILPGLAGAFTIFLFRQFMETIPDDLIEASRIDGAGNIRIFMQIVAPICKPIIAVQAILGFIHAWNSFLWPLIVANSEDLYTLGVGLSLLKGQNVSDFALQMTGSSVMIVPVIILFLFCQKYIVEGFTTSGLK